A genomic stretch from Hydrogenispora ethanolica includes:
- a CDS encoding DUF4340 domain-containing protein: MSGATRRGRNLLILGGILLVLLGSCAYLQFQARQGAGAKTAPDPPPRLISRLDEARIARLVLESPQGKLTLVQRDGAWNVDAPYPVKLDPVALYGLVANFTALRAREVIDPRPGDLAPYGLARPALTASAVLTDGTERRYALGDLAPSGAGYYLKAPADPAVYLIAASDGRKFRYSLADLRDRELPAVAPERLNYFKLSRSGGAAIEIVPDDSAGGGRSDSPLSVWKMVQPYREPKPVNSDRFKPVLDALAGLSTLTEVVADHPADLAPYGLAPARAELIAGDGQTRLHLLIGKERDAEQVYCKLADEARVFTLPQAGLAFVETKPFALIERFVCLVNIDAVERIEVAAAGRTRTIAIVRKPSAATGGEAATFRVDGKTVAAAPFRKYYQSLIGLMAEAENDRGPVREAPEVRTSFFLRQGPQEGERRVLTVNYLPYNADFYAVERDGRTEFLISREQVGEMLRRLAALARGR, from the coding sequence ATGAGCGGAGCGACGCGGCGCGGCCGGAACCTTTTGATCCTGGGCGGAATCCTGCTGGTATTGCTCGGTTCCTGCGCCTATTTGCAATTCCAGGCGCGACAGGGAGCGGGGGCGAAAACCGCCCCGGATCCGCCGCCGCGCCTCATTTCCCGGCTGGACGAGGCCCGGATCGCCCGGCTCGTCCTGGAATCGCCCCAAGGGAAGCTGACCCTGGTGCAGCGGGACGGGGCTTGGAATGTCGACGCGCCCTATCCGGTCAAGCTGGATCCGGTGGCCCTCTATGGGCTGGTGGCCAACTTCACCGCGCTCCGGGCGCGGGAAGTGATCGACCCGCGGCCCGGGGATCTGGCCCCCTACGGACTGGCCCGGCCGGCGCTGACGGCCAGCGCCGTGCTGACCGACGGGACGGAGCGCCGCTATGCGCTGGGCGATCTGGCTCCCAGCGGCGCGGGATATTATCTGAAGGCTCCGGCCGACCCCGCCGTCTACCTGATCGCCGCTTCCGACGGCCGGAAATTCCGGTATTCGCTGGCGGATCTCCGGGACCGGGAGCTGCCCGCGGTCGCGCCCGAGCGGCTCAATTATTTTAAGCTCTCCCGGAGCGGCGGGGCAGCCATCGAGATCGTGCCCGACGACAGCGCCGGGGGCGGGAGGTCCGATAGTCCGCTGAGCGTCTGGAAGATGGTCCAGCCCTACCGGGAGCCCAAACCGGTCAACAGCGACCGTTTCAAGCCGGTCCTCGACGCCTTGGCCGGACTGAGCACCCTGACCGAGGTGGTGGCGGACCATCCGGCCGATTTGGCCCCATACGGCCTGGCGCCGGCCCGGGCCGAGCTGATCGCCGGAGACGGCCAGACCCGTCTCCACTTGCTGATCGGGAAGGAACGCGACGCGGAACAGGTCTATTGCAAGCTCGCCGACGAAGCGCGGGTCTTCACCCTGCCCCAGGCCGGCCTGGCCTTTGTGGAGACCAAGCCCTTCGCTCTGATCGAGCGCTTCGTCTGTCTGGTCAATATTGACGCGGTGGAGCGGATCGAGGTGGCCGCGGCGGGCCGGACCCGCACCATCGCCATCGTCCGGAAACCTTCCGCCGCGACCGGGGGCGAGGCGGCGACGTTCCGGGTGGACGGCAAGACGGTCGCCGCCGCCCCGTTCCGTAAGTATTACCAGAGCCTGATCGGGCTGATGGCCGAGGCCGAGAACGACCGGGGGCCGGTGCGGGAAGCCCCGGAGGTGAGGACCAGCTTCTTTTTGCGCCAGGGCCCGCAAGAAGGGGAACGCCGCGTCCTTACGGTCAATTACCTTCCCTACAACGCTGATTTTTACGCCGTGGAGCGCGACGGCCGGACCGAGTTTCTCATCTCCAGGGAGCAGGTCGGGGAGATGCTGCGCCGGCTGGCGGCGTTGGCCCGGGGCCGGTGA